A stretch of the Porifericola rhodea genome encodes the following:
- a CDS encoding Kelch repeat-containing protein: MKKYLFIFFVAALSFSCEEDSSESPQIDTSVSLTVPEVSSVGLYSAGVESSITFEDDDQLLTKGFGIAWSTSPDPVPHDSIQQTWENKTASVISQSPFPIADYSSDLQLNTTYYVRPYFVHANNTVVYGTQVSFNTLSGDGWHTLTNYPGELDQWPVGFAINNKIYVGLGLENSSSKSTVNNEWWEYDLNTNAWSQKTDFPGNVGIRATGFSIGNKGYVLSSNNEEEPAAFWEYDAQTDRWTRKADLPSIGRNNPAAFVLNKKAYVLGGLTAFDLHVWEFDPTATSEGTDEHGSPMGSWTKKDYYEGKSTNIFLPSVFVINDKAYIHNIYTTKDSNGAFVTQSELWSYNPETGIWLEKANFPGAIHQDMITFTINGKAYMGGNGISDFWKYEPSSNQWTPLNSANPAGHELSFSVGEKGYYFSEYNTIIEYVP, translated from the coding sequence ATGAAGAAGTATTTGTTTATATTTTTTGTAGCTGCACTTAGTTTTTCCTGCGAAGAAGACTCGTCCGAGTCTCCACAGATTGATACTAGCGTCAGCCTGACTGTTCCTGAAGTATCAAGTGTAGGACTTTACTCAGCAGGGGTAGAGAGTAGTATCACTTTTGAAGATGACGATCAGCTTTTAACCAAAGGCTTTGGCATTGCGTGGTCTACTTCTCCGGATCCAGTGCCGCACGATTCTATTCAGCAAACGTGGGAAAACAAAACGGCATCTGTTATTTCACAGTCGCCCTTTCCTATAGCTGATTACTCTTCTGATTTACAGCTTAATACTACTTATTATGTAAGGCCATACTTTGTGCATGCTAACAACACTGTGGTGTATGGAACCCAGGTTTCGTTCAACACCCTTTCTGGAGACGGCTGGCATACACTTACTAATTACCCTGGCGAGTTGGATCAGTGGCCGGTAGGCTTCGCTATTAACAATAAAATTTATGTAGGCCTGGGGTTAGAAAATAGCAGCAGTAAATCAACGGTTAATAATGAGTGGTGGGAGTACGACCTGAACACTAATGCCTGGTCGCAAAAAACTGATTTTCCAGGAAATGTCGGTATCCGTGCAACAGGTTTTAGTATTGGTAACAAAGGCTATGTGCTTTCCTCCAATAATGAAGAGGAGCCTGCCGCTTTTTGGGAGTATGATGCCCAGACAGACCGCTGGACTCGTAAGGCGGACCTACCCAGTATAGGCAGAAATAACCCTGCTGCTTTTGTGCTCAATAAGAAAGCTTACGTGCTAGGTGGTTTAACGGCTTTTGATCTACATGTTTGGGAGTTTGACCCAACAGCTACCTCAGAAGGAACAGACGAACATGGCAGTCCGATGGGCAGCTGGACTAAAAAAGATTATTATGAGGGAAAAAGCACTAATATCTTTCTTCCTAGCGTCTTTGTAATTAATGACAAGGCCTATATCCACAATATTTACACTACAAAAGATAGTAATGGCGCATTTGTTACCCAAAGTGAGCTTTGGAGCTATAATCCAGAAACAGGTATTTGGCTGGAGAAAGCTAATTTTCCCGGGGCAATACACCAAGACATGATTACTTTTACCATCAATGGCAAAGCTTATATGGGAGGCAACGGCATTTCTGATTTCTGGAAATATGAGCCCTCTTCTAATCAGTGGACGCCATTAAATAGTGCTAATCCTGCCGGGCATGAGCTAAGCTTCTCTGTAGGTGAAAAAGGCTACTATTTTTCGGAATACAATACTATTATTGAATATGTACCTTAA
- a CDS encoding ribonuclease HII, producing the protein MLKAYYTPDLIEAGCDEAGRGCLAGPVVAAAVILPKNFTHPLLTDSKLLSLSQRNVLKEEIKAQALAYAIAEVDNQTIDKVNILNASFLAMHKAVEQLKVQPELLLIDGNRFTPYPFVPHECIVKGDSKYFSIAAASVLAKTHRDELMHELALTHPHYGWQTNVGYPTVAHRAAIAKHGATPWHRKSFKLV; encoded by the coding sequence TTGTTAAAAGCATATTATACGCCAGATTTGATAGAAGCCGGTTGCGATGAAGCCGGTAGGGGTTGCCTGGCCGGGCCTGTGGTAGCAGCAGCAGTAATTTTACCTAAAAACTTTACCCACCCTCTCCTTACCGATTCTAAATTATTAAGTCTGAGCCAGCGTAACGTACTAAAAGAAGAAATTAAAGCGCAGGCTTTAGCGTACGCTATTGCAGAAGTAGATAACCAGACAATAGACAAGGTTAATATATTGAACGCTTCTTTTCTGGCAATGCATAAAGCTGTTGAACAGCTTAAAGTACAGCCCGAACTTTTGCTGATAGATGGTAACCGGTTTACACCTTACCCCTTTGTTCCGCATGAGTGTATTGTCAAAGGAGATAGTAAGTATTTTTCTATTGCGGCGGCCTCGGTACTGGCAAAAACGCACAGAGATGAGCTTATGCATGAGCTGGCCCTTACCCATCCGCATTATGGCTGGCAAACCAATGTGGGCTATCCTACTGTAGCTCACCGGGCTGCTATAGCCAAGCACGGAGCTACTCCCTGGCACCGAAAAAGTTTTAAATTGGTGTAA